A genome region from Methanosphaera sp. WGK6 includes the following:
- the gatE gene encoding Glu-tRNA(Gln) amidotransferase subunit GatE, with translation MSEDKFDYKELGLMMGLEIHQQLDSKTKLFCRCPNHLTDKEPERKIYRRLRPTQSELGEIDRAAYEESQRNLQFVYEAYNHHTCLVEADEEPPSKLNQEAVDISIILASLMHMNVVDEFHTMRKQVIDGSNTSGFQRTGILATDGYVETEFGNVTIETLGLEEDAARRIGEEEGKIVFRLDRLGIPLAEITTSPDMNHPLQVKDVAYQLGQILRSTKVKRGLGTIRQDLNISIREGARIEVKGVQDLELMPTMVENEVQRQLKLIEISKKLQERGAKVEEKIYDVTDLFKNTESKIVKTILEKEDSHVLAIKLKQFKGLIGVEIQPGKRLGTEFSEHGKKMGVTGLFHTDELPNYGITQEEVESVNKKLELEEDDAFILVAEESQKAYNALHEVIKRAKQALEGVPEETRRAQDNGNTEYLRPLPTASRMYVETDIPTEIIDPARVEKIASNLPELPNVKKERIQREYELSEDLAEQLVQRNNADLFEEIQKELPNMDSVKIASDITYTIKDLKRDNYDITCLTKNILIEIFKLVDDDIISSAETEVILKDACNGISPQDSVKKNNLEKLSDDIVESAIKEIIEENKKMIEERKMGAMGPLMGKAMAKFKGKADGQTVSNIVKTEILKIINK, from the coding sequence TTGTCCGAAGATAAATTTGATTATAAAGAATTAGGATTAATGATGGGATTAGAAATTCACCAACAATTAGACAGTAAAACAAAATTATTCTGCAGATGTCCAAATCATCTAACTGACAAAGAACCTGAAAGAAAAATATATAGAAGACTAAGACCCACACAAAGTGAACTTGGAGAAATTGATAGAGCAGCATATGAAGAATCACAAAGAAATCTTCAATTCGTATATGAAGCATACAATCACCATACATGCCTAGTTGAAGCAGATGAAGAACCACCATCTAAACTAAATCAAGAAGCAGTAGATATTTCAATAATTCTTGCATCATTAATGCATATGAACGTAGTTGATGAATTCCATACAATGAGAAAACAAGTAATTGATGGAAGTAATACTAGTGGATTCCAAAGAACAGGAATTCTTGCAACTGATGGTTATGTTGAAACAGAATTTGGTAATGTAACTATTGAAACATTAGGTTTAGAAGAAGATGCGGCAAGACGTATTGGTGAAGAAGAAGGTAAAATAGTATTCCGTTTAGATAGATTAGGAATTCCTCTAGCTGAAATAACAACATCACCTGATATGAACCATCCATTACAAGTTAAAGATGTAGCCTACCAATTAGGTCAAATTCTAAGAAGTACCAAAGTAAAAAGAGGATTAGGTACTATTAGACAAGATTTAAATATATCTATCCGTGAAGGTGCAAGAATAGAAGTTAAAGGAGTACAAGATCTTGAATTAATGCCAACAATGGTAGAAAATGAAGTTCAAAGACAACTAAAACTCATTGAAATTAGTAAAAAACTCCAAGAACGTGGTGCTAAAGTAGAAGAAAAAATTTATGATGTAACAGACTTATTCAAAAATACCGAATCTAAAATTGTTAAAACCATACTTGAGAAAGAAGATAGTCATGTTTTAGCAATTAAATTAAAACAATTCAAAGGATTAATTGGTGTAGAAATTCAACCAGGAAAAAGATTAGGTACTGAATTCTCAGAACATGGAAAAAAAATGGGGGTTACTGGATTATTCCATACTGATGAATTACCAAATTACGGTATAACCCAAGAAGAAGTAGAATCAGTGAATAAAAAATTAGAATTAGAAGAAGATGATGCATTTATACTTGTTGCTGAAGAAAGCCAAAAAGCATACAATGCACTTCATGAAGTTATTAAACGAGCAAAACAAGCACTCGAAGGAGTACCTGAAGAAACAAGACGTGCACAAGATAATGGAAATACCGAGTATTTAAGACCATTACCTACTGCTAGTAGAATGTATGTTGAAACTGATATTCCAACAGAAATAATTGATCCTGCCCGTGTTGAAAAAATTGCATCTAATCTTCCAGAATTACCTAATGTTAAAAAAGAACGTATACAAAGAGAATACGAACTTAGTGAAGATTTAGCAGAACAATTAGTACAACGTAATAATGCTGACTTATTTGAAGAAATCCAAAAAGAACTTCCAAATATGGATTCAGTGAAAATTGCATCAGATATTACATACACAATTAAAGATTTGAAAAGAGATAATTATGATATCACTTGTTTAACAAAAAATATCCTTATAGAAATATTCAAACTTGTTGATGATGATATTATATCTTCAGCAGAAACAGAAGTTATTTTAAAAGATGCATGTAATGGCATTTCACCACAAGATTCTGTTAAAAAGAACAATCTTGAAAAATTATCTGATGATATTGTAGAATCAGCTATTAAAGAGATAATAGAAGAAAATAAAAAGATGATTGAAGAAAGAAAAATGGGAGCAATGGGTCCTTTAATGGGTAAAGCTATGGCTAAATTTAAAGGAAAAGCAGATGGTCAAACTGTAAGTAATATTGTTAAAACTGAAATATTGAAAATTATAAATAAGTAA
- a CDS encoding NAD(P)/FAD-dependent oxidoreductase, which translates to MYDLVIIGAGPAGLTAGIYAGRAGLNTIILDAGQSGGTVNTAPLIENYPGIDKISGTGLMKSMTEQTRQYVEIKEFTKVESIDSSSANSFEVKTNNGNINTRYIILATGTQYKTLAVEGVDEFSGRGVSYCAVCDGTFFIDQEVIVVGGGNSAATEALYLNRIGVKCSIVHRRDKLRCDAKLVSDIKDAGIKIYWNSELKSVKGNGRVEEAIIYNNKTNNETCIKVNGVFIAIGYNPNNSLAKKINIKCDDSGYIYTDKNMKTSINGIYAAGNVTGGVKQIIVSAGQGAQAATEIQNLLL; encoded by the coding sequence ATGTATGATTTAGTAATTATTGGAGCTGGACCTGCAGGTCTTACAGCAGGAATTTATGCAGGAAGAGCGGGATTAAATACAATTATTTTAGATGCTGGTCAAAGTGGTGGAACAGTTAATACTGCACCATTAATCGAAAATTATCCTGGAATTGATAAAATATCGGGTACTGGATTAATGAAATCCATGACAGAGCAGACGAGACAATATGTTGAAATTAAAGAATTTACTAAAGTTGAAAGTATTGACTCCTCCAGTGCAAATTCCTTTGAAGTAAAAACTAATAATGGAAACATTAATACTAGATATATTATACTTGCTACAGGTACTCAATATAAAACTTTAGCTGTTGAAGGTGTTGACGAATTTAGTGGTAGAGGTGTATCTTATTGTGCTGTATGTGATGGTACATTCTTTATTGACCAAGAAGTTATAGTAGTTGGTGGTGGAAATTCTGCTGCAACAGAAGCATTATATTTAAATCGTATTGGTGTAAAATGTAGTATAGTTCATAGACGTGATAAATTACGATGTGATGCAAAGTTAGTATCTGATATTAAAGATGCAGGTATTAAAATATATTGGAATTCTGAATTAAAATCTGTGAAAGGTAATGGTAGAGTTGAAGAAGCTATTATTTATAATAACAAAACCAATAACGAAACTTGCATAAAAGTTAATGGTGTCTTTATTGCTATTGGCTATAATCCAAATAATAGTCTTGCTAAGAAAATTAATATAAAATGTGATGATTCAGGATATATTTATACTGATAAAAATATGAAAACAAGCATCAATGGCATTTATGCAGCAGGCAATGTGACAGGTGGTGTAAAACAAATAATTGTTTCTGCAGGTCAAGGAGCACAAGCAGCTACTGAAATACAAAATTTACTACTTTAA
- a CDS encoding AAA family ATPase, which yields MNNRLENTYISENQLRQEISKQMIEAKVIVLKPVGYPIESNFIESPEIEVTNKELFEIYAKDQWNGYKLHKNQYIFDQKLIPDFAFQVMDIRPNDSYITNNTSILVLAQENKVKTTSSNKNYKLKDVIGQEKAKNKTKIITKYLENPDKFKDWAPKNILFYGMPGTGKTMLAQALANELNIPIKMIKATSLIGDHVGNGSRQIHELYEEARQSKPCVIFIDEIDAIALERKFQSLRGDVTEIVNALLTELDGIENNDSIITICATNTPEMLDYAIRSRFEEEIEFILPTREEREVIIKNNISTLPLECVFDVNKVVEKTKNLSGRDIKEKVLKTALHKAISNSKDFIDDEDINYAIHETKKEVSVSDTMFV from the coding sequence ATGAATAATAGACTTGAAAATACATATATATCAGAAAATCAATTAAGACAAGAAATAAGTAAACAAATGATTGAAGCTAAAGTAATAGTATTAAAACCAGTAGGTTATCCAATTGAAAGTAATTTTATTGAAAGTCCAGAAATTGAAGTTACTAATAAAGAATTATTTGAAATTTATGCTAAAGATCAATGGAATGGTTATAAACTACATAAAAATCAATATATTTTTGACCAAAAATTAATACCTGATTTTGCATTTCAAGTTATGGATATTAGACCAAATGATTCATATATTACTAATAATACGTCTATATTAGTTCTTGCACAAGAAAACAAAGTTAAAACTACCTCTTCAAATAAAAATTATAAACTTAAAGATGTTATTGGTCAAGAAAAAGCAAAAAATAAAACTAAAATAATAACAAAGTATTTAGAAAATCCTGATAAATTTAAGGATTGGGCTCCTAAAAATATATTATTTTATGGAATGCCTGGAACTGGAAAAACTATGCTTGCACAAGCATTAGCTAATGAATTAAATATACCTATTAAAATGATTAAAGCTACTAGTTTAATTGGAGATCATGTGGGTAATGGTTCTAGACAAATTCATGAATTATATGAAGAAGCTAGACAATCAAAACCATGTGTAATTTTTATTGATGAGATTGATGCTATAGCATTAGAACGTAAATTTCAGTCATTACGTGGTGATGTAACAGAAATAGTAAATGCATTATTAACTGAACTTGATGGAATTGAAAATAATGATAGTATTATAACTATTTGTGCAACAAATACCCCTGAAATGTTAGATTATGCTATTAGAAGTAGATTTGAAGAAGAAATTGAATTTATATTACCTACACGTGAAGAAAGAGAAGTTATTATTAAAAATAATATTTCAACATTACCTTTGGAATGTGTATTTGATGTGAACAAAGTTGTTGAGAAAACTAAAAATTTATCTGGTCGAGATATTAAAGAAAAAGTTTTAAAAACTGCTCTTCATAAAGCGATATCCAATTCTAAAGATTTTATTGATGATGAAGATATTAATTATGCAATTCATGAAACTAAAAAAGAAGTTAGTGTCTCCGATACAATGTTTGTATAA
- the gdhA gene encoding NADP-specific glutamate dehydrogenase, with amino-acid sequence MSYVNEVIERITKENPGEDEFHQTLNEVYSSIEVAVEQNEAQYRKDALLERLANPERQIKFRVPWVDDEGQVQVNTGYRVQFNSAIGPYKGGLRFHPSVNIGIIKFLGFEQIFKNALTGLPIGGGKGGSNFDPKGKSDREIMSFCQSFMNELYRHIGQDQDVPAGDIGVGGREIGYLYGQYKRITKQYEGVLTGKGLTFGGSLARTEATGYGLLYFADEMLKANNETFEGKTVTVSGSGNVAIYAIEKAHQLGAKVVTASDSTGWVYDPEGIDVALLKDIKEVRRLRMSDYAAERPSAEYHEGRGVWSVEADIALPCATQNEVTIDDAKDIVSNNYIALAEGANMPTTLEATKYLQDNGILFGPAKAANAGGVAVSALEMSQNSERLSWTFEEVDNKLHAIMQNIFKQLDETSKKYEQDKDYVAGANIAGFEKVVDAMQSQGIV; translated from the coding sequence ATGTCTTATGTAAATGAAGTAATTGAAAGAATTACAAAAGAAAACCCAGGTGAAGATGAATTTCACCAAACATTAAACGAAGTTTACAGCTCAATTGAAGTAGCAGTAGAACAAAATGAAGCACAATACAGAAAAGATGCACTCTTAGAAAGACTTGCAAATCCAGAAAGACAAATTAAATTCAGAGTTCCATGGGTAGACGATGAAGGACAAGTACAAGTAAACACAGGTTACCGTGTACAATTCAACAGTGCAATTGGACCATACAAAGGAGGATTACGTTTCCACCCATCCGTAAACATAGGTATTATTAAATTCTTAGGATTTGAACAAATTTTCAAAAACGCATTAACTGGACTTCCAATTGGTGGAGGTAAAGGTGGATCAAACTTCGACCCTAAAGGAAAATCAGACCGTGAAATTATGTCTTTCTGTCAAAGTTTCATGAATGAATTATACAGACACATTGGTCAAGATCAAGATGTACCTGCAGGAGATATCGGAGTAGGTGGTCGTGAAATCGGTTACTTATACGGACAATACAAAAGAATCACCAAACAATACGAAGGAGTATTAACAGGTAAAGGATTAACCTTTGGTGGATCATTAGCAAGAACAGAAGCAACAGGATACGGATTATTATACTTCGCTGATGAAATGTTAAAAGCAAACAACGAAACATTCGAAGGAAAAACAGTAACAGTATCTGGTTCAGGAAATGTAGCTATTTATGCAATTGAAAAAGCTCACCAATTAGGTGCAAAAGTAGTAACCGCTTCAGATTCAACTGGATGGGTATATGACCCAGAAGGTATTGATGTAGCATTACTCAAAGACATCAAAGAAGTAAGAAGATTAAGAATGAGTGATTACGCAGCAGAAAGACCTTCCGCAGAATACCATGAAGGTAGAGGAGTATGGTCTGTAGAAGCAGATATTGCTCTCCCATGTGCAACACAAAACGAAGTAACCATTGATGATGCAAAAGACATTGTAAGCAACAACTACATTGCATTAGCTGAAGGTGCAAACATGCCTACAACACTTGAAGCAACTAAATACTTACAAGACAACGGTATATTATTTGGTCCTGCAAAAGCAGCAAACGCTGGTGGAGTAGCTGTATCAGCTCTTGAAATGAGTCAAAACTCTGAAAGATTATCATGGACCTTCGAAGAAGTTGACAACAAATTACACGCAATTATGCAAAACATCTTCAAACAACTCGATGAAACATCCAAAAAATACGAACAAGACAAAGATTACGTTGCTGGAGCTAACATAGCTGGATTCGAAAAAGTTGTAGATGCAATGCAATCACAAGGAATTGTATAA
- the hjc gene encoding Holliday junction resolvase Hjc has product MSKTGSVEERDLVNKLWAAGYAAMRAPASGGATKRPLPDVLAGNGKKYLAIEVKSTRQDHIYIDNEKITNLIKFSEIFGATPYVGAKFIRKAWRFIKLEDLHVTRSENYRVNTELAFSKGLDFEEIIGESIQTKLL; this is encoded by the coding sequence ATGAGTAAAACAGGATCAGTAGAAGAAAGAGACCTTGTTAATAAATTATGGGCTGCAGGTTATGCTGCAATGAGAGCTCCTGCTAGTGGTGGTGCAACAAAACGGCCTTTACCCGATGTACTTGCAGGTAATGGAAAAAAATATCTGGCTATTGAAGTCAAATCCACACGTCAAGATCATATTTATATTGATAATGAAAAAATTACTAATCTAATTAAATTTTCTGAAATATTTGGCGCTACACCATATGTTGGTGCAAAATTTATTAGAAAAGCTTGGCGTTTTATTAAACTGGAAGATTTACATGTTACTCGTAGTGAGAATTATCGTGTGAATACTGAATTAGCATTTAGTAAAGGACTTGATTTTGAGGAAATTATTGGTGAAAGTATTCAAACAAAATTATTATAA
- a CDS encoding dihydroorotate dehydrogenase electron transfer subunit — MINNIYDDEVPQVVTIKETIIETPTVKTIIFPWKITDDIHPGQFIMVWDLNTEKPMTISIIDKENNLMGITVRKAGPFTTNIYDNINKGDKIGIRGPYGHGYDLKKYKKILAVGGGSGIASLAPLTSFYDNIELISAASTKDELVFVDRFKNSDIDVYECTDDGTCGFKGFSTELAEDLINKGDYDIIIGCGPEIMSYKLYELSLKYNIDCQFALDRFMKCGLGICGQCCMDDTGVRVCVEGPVFDKEQLSQLSEFGKYRRDASGSIVK, encoded by the coding sequence ATGATAAATAATATTTATGATGATGAAGTTCCTCAAGTTGTAACAATAAAAGAAACAATTATAGAAACACCTACTGTTAAAACTATTATATTTCCCTGGAAAATAACGGATGATATTCATCCAGGACAATTTATAATGGTTTGGGATTTAAATACAGAAAAACCAATGACTATTTCCATAATTGATAAAGAAAACAATCTTATGGGTATAACAGTACGTAAAGCAGGTCCCTTCACAACAAATATATATGATAATATAAATAAAGGTGATAAAATAGGTATTCGTGGACCTTATGGTCATGGATATGACTTAAAAAAATATAAAAAAATATTAGCAGTAGGTGGAGGATCAGGTATTGCATCTCTTGCACCATTAACTTCCTTTTATGATAATATAGAATTAATCTCAGCTGCAAGTACTAAAGATGAATTAGTATTTGTTGATAGATTTAAAAATAGTGACATAGATGTTTATGAATGTACTGATGATGGAACTTGTGGATTCAAAGGATTTAGTACAGAATTAGCTGAAGATTTAATTAATAAAGGTGATTATGATATTATAATTGGATGTGGTCCTGAAATAATGTCCTATAAATTATATGAGTTAAGTTTAAAATATAATATTGATTGTCAATTTGCATTAGATCGTTTTATGAAATGTGGATTAGGAATTTGTGGACAATGTTGTATGGATGATACAGGAGTACGTGTTTGTGTTGAAGGACCTGTTTTTGATAAAGAACAATTAAGTCAACTCAGTGAATTTGGAAAATATCGTCGTGATGCATCAGGAAGTATTGTCAAATAG
- a CDS encoding dihydroorotate dehydrogenase, which produces MLETEILGMKLSNPLFLAAGILGTTASSMKMVARAGAGGIVTKSFSIEPNDGYENPTIVKIEGGVINSVGLASPGVEAKKEELKELDEIRNKTPVIASIYGNSEEVFCEVAERTKDYVDAFELNVSCPHAQCGFGSNIGEDPDLTHSIVSAVKDAIKDVPIIVKLTPNVTDITEIAKAAQDAGADALTLINSVGPGLRIDYQTGKPILNNVFGGIAGPMIKPIALKCVYQTYTVVDIPIFGVGGIKDYKDALEFMYAGSSLLQIGTSIMYEGPEIFKHISDDLSKFLEENGYDNINDIIGLSHRV; this is translated from the coding sequence ATGTTAGAAACAGAAATTCTTGGAATGAAATTATCAAATCCTCTATTTTTAGCAGCAGGAATTCTTGGAACAACAGCAAGTTCAATGAAAATGGTTGCAAGAGCTGGTGCTGGAGGAATAGTAACAAAATCATTCAGTATAGAACCTAATGATGGTTATGAAAATCCAACAATTGTTAAAATTGAAGGTGGAGTAATAAATTCGGTGGGATTAGCTAGTCCTGGAGTAGAAGCTAAGAAAGAAGAATTAAAAGAATTAGATGAAATTAGAAATAAAACTCCTGTTATTGCATCAATTTATGGAAATAGTGAAGAAGTCTTCTGTGAAGTAGCAGAAAGAACAAAAGATTATGTGGATGCATTTGAATTAAATGTTTCTTGTCCACATGCACAATGTGGGTTTGGTTCAAATATTGGTGAAGACCCTGATTTAACTCATAGTATCGTAAGTGCAGTTAAAGATGCAATAAAAGATGTACCAATAATTGTTAAATTAACACCTAATGTAACAGATATAACAGAAATTGCAAAAGCCGCTCAAGATGCTGGAGCCGATGCATTAACTCTTATAAATAGTGTAGGGCCTGGATTAAGAATTGATTATCAAACTGGAAAACCAATATTGAATAATGTATTTGGAGGAATTGCAGGGCCAATGATAAAACCAATAGCACTAAAATGTGTATATCAAACATATACCGTAGTTGATATTCCAATATTTGGAGTTGGAGGAATTAAAGATTATAAAGATGCACTTGAATTCATGTATGCTGGTTCAAGTTTATTACAAATAGGAACATCTATAATGTATGAAGGACCTGAAATATTTAAACATATAAGTGATGATCTTTCTAAATTCCTTGAAGAAAATGGATATGATAATATAAATGATATTATAGGTTTATCTCACAGAGTTTAA
- a CDS encoding NOP5/NOP56 family protein has product MKCYITTTSFGFIATSQDNTIIEYQLFGKKQVEKLREIQKKQLLPEEKELIKIVAKNYNEIIIETSNSKQLYSDLKDYDKLIFEKTTTNGKYIRANLDQIIHDISELKNIDIRRNLNETYNEITKEKIRESIKTNDVMIVETINSLEEIEETTGKLIERLREWCTPYVPELEKLHNHELYTKLIATETSRENIRNSSLLENTHIQLLDVYDVDMIQEDLEIIKEFATSLSRLYETKNNLENYIQEKIKEIAPNLNDVAGSNLSAKLIAHMNGLENLAKLPSSTIQIIGAEKATFRHLKTGENPPKHGLIFQHPSIRGSNWWIRGKLARAVASKITIAARKDAFSNEYDPNIKIQLDEKIEKIKKDNPFPSRKTKSNDKQDKKDKKNKKSKKNRKERGKKNKRNKRKLRKGEYTY; this is encoded by the coding sequence ATGAAATGCTATATTACAACTACAAGTTTTGGATTTATAGCTACGAGTCAAGATAATACAATTATTGAATACCAATTGTTTGGAAAAAAACAAGTTGAAAAACTACGAGAAATCCAAAAAAAACAGTTATTACCTGAAGAAAAAGAACTTATCAAAATAGTTGCAAAAAACTATAATGAAATTATAATTGAAACTAGTAATAGTAAACAACTATATTCTGATTTAAAGGATTATGATAAATTAATTTTTGAAAAAACAACTACTAATGGAAAATATATCAGAGCAAATTTAGATCAAATTATCCATGATATTTCAGAATTAAAAAACATAGATATACGCAGAAATTTAAATGAAACATATAATGAAATTACAAAAGAAAAAATTAGAGAATCTATTAAAACAAATGATGTGATGATTGTAGAAACAATAAATTCACTTGAAGAAATTGAAGAAACAACTGGTAAATTAATAGAAAGACTACGAGAATGGTGTACACCCTATGTTCCAGAACTAGAAAAATTACATAATCATGAACTATATACTAAACTTATTGCTACTGAAACCAGTCGTGAAAATATCAGAAATAGTTCATTATTAGAAAATACACACATCCAATTACTAGATGTTTATGATGTTGACATGATTCAAGAGGATTTAGAAATTATTAAAGAATTTGCAACATCACTTAGTAGATTATATGAAACAAAAAATAATCTTGAGAACTATATTCAGGAAAAAATCAAGGAAATTGCACCAAATTTAAATGATGTAGCAGGTTCCAATCTTAGTGCAAAATTAATTGCACACATGAATGGATTAGAAAACCTTGCTAAATTACCTTCAAGTACAATACAAATTATTGGTGCTGAAAAAGCAACATTTAGACATTTAAAAACAGGAGAAAATCCACCAAAACATGGACTTATATTCCAACATCCAAGTATACGTGGTTCTAATTGGTGGATTCGTGGAAAACTTGCAAGAGCAGTTGCAAGTAAAATAACAATTGCTGCACGAAAAGATGCATTTAGTAATGAATATGATCCTAATATTAAAATTCAACTTGACGAAAAAATTGAAAAAATTAAAAAAGACAATCCATTTCCATCACGTAAAACTAAAAGTAATGATAAACAGGATAAAAAAGATAAGAAAAACAAGAAAAGTAAAAAAAACCGTAAAGAACGTGGGAAAAAAAATAAACGTAATAAGAGAAAATTACGTAAAGGAGAATATACATACTAG
- a CDS encoding fibrillarin-like rRNA/tRNA 2'-O-methyltransferase gives MQVNKIGENVYQIDNQIATINLIPGKQVYQEKLIVHEDKEFRLWNPRRSKLAAAIIKGLTIFPFKKDSNVLYLGASAGTTPSHISDICTEGKIYSVEFAPTMMREFLDVSQDRENLLPLLEDATHPLNYQHLVESVDIIYSDVAQAQQTKLFIDNFKLFAKENTIGIIMIKARSIDVTMNPNDIFKQEKLRLKQGGLKILEEIKLDPYEKDHIAFICEKSF, from the coding sequence ATGCAAGTAAATAAGATAGGTGAAAATGTATACCAAATAGATAATCAAATTGCAACAATTAATTTAATTCCAGGTAAACAAGTATATCAGGAAAAACTCATAGTTCATGAAGATAAAGAATTTAGATTATGGAACCCACGAAGATCAAAATTAGCTGCAGCAATCATTAAAGGCCTTACAATATTCCCATTTAAAAAAGACTCAAATGTATTATATTTAGGTGCTTCAGCAGGAACAACACCTTCACATATTTCAGATATATGTACTGAAGGAAAAATATATTCAGTAGAATTTGCACCAACAATGATGAGAGAATTTTTAGATGTTTCACAAGATAGAGAAAATCTACTTCCACTACTAGAAGATGCAACACATCCCCTTAATTATCAACATTTAGTAGAATCAGTAGATATAATATATAGTGATGTTGCACAAGCTCAACAAACAAAATTATTCATAGATAATTTCAAACTATTTGCAAAAGAAAATACAATTGGAATTATAATGATTAAAGCTAGAAGTATTGATGTAACTATGAACCCAAATGATATTTTTAAACAAGAAAAACTACGTTTAAAACAAGGAGGTCTAAAAATTTTAGAAGAAATAAAATTAGACCCATATGAGAAAGACCATATTGCATTTATCTGTGAAAAATCATTTTAA
- the coaBC gene encoding bifunctional phosphopantothenoylcysteine decarboxylase/phosphopantothenate--cysteine ligase CoaBC: MKIILCVTGSIAATEDLKLVHQLRRHGFEVECFMTESAAEIITPMSMEFATENPVVTKITGKVEHVRNAQADLILVAPATANTISKFAHKIADTSVTTLLLTASGYKTPILFVPSMHISMYRAIENNINKIKKDHPEVCFMEPNEAERKAKFPSKHEIVLEVERMLSDHKLQGMNVLVGTGGTFEAMDAMRGITNRSSGKMGVEIAKEAYRQGANVTLLCGLTHTHIPKNLKRINVESTSEMMSVVKNEILETDIYVSAAAISDFEIDHVEESKYPSENDITVKFTKLPKILQQIKEISPSTFVVGFKAEAGVSEEELIKKATNRMNKYNTDIMVANDILVEDGGPGSNNNEVYLIDKDSYEKIELDSKWHIAQKIIDKVYNSL, from the coding sequence ATGAAAATAATTCTTTGTGTCACGGGAAGTATTGCTGCAACTGAAGATTTAAAATTAGTACATCAACTAAGACGGCATGGATTTGAAGTAGAATGTTTCATGACAGAAAGTGCAGCAGAAATAATTACGCCAATGTCTATGGAATTTGCAACAGAAAATCCAGTAGTAACTAAAATAACAGGAAAAGTAGAACATGTAAGAAATGCACAGGCTGATTTAATATTAGTAGCACCAGCAACTGCAAATACTATAAGTAAATTTGCTCATAAAATAGCAGATACTTCTGTTACAACATTATTATTAACAGCTAGTGGATATAAAACACCTATATTATTTGTTCCATCAATGCATATTTCAATGTATCGTGCGATTGAGAATAATATTAATAAGATTAAAAAAGACCATCCAGAAGTTTGCTTCATGGAACCAAATGAAGCAGAAAGAAAAGCAAAATTCCCAAGTAAACATGAAATAGTATTGGAAGTTGAAAGAATGCTTTCTGATCATAAACTTCAAGGTATGAATGTACTTGTAGGAACAGGTGGAACTTTTGAAGCTATGGATGCTATGAGAGGAATAACTAATCGAAGTTCTGGAAAAATGGGTGTTGAAATAGCAAAAGAAGCTTATCGTCAGGGAGCTAATGTTACATTACTATGTGGATTAACTCATACGCATATTCCTAAAAATTTAAAAAGGATTAATGTCGAATCAACTAGTGAAATGATGTCTGTTGTAAAAAATGAAATTTTAGAAACAGATATTTATGTTTCTGCAGCAGCTATTTCTGATTTTGAAATTGATCATGTTGAAGAATCAAAATATCCATCGGAGAATGATATAACAGTTAAATTCACTAAATTACCTAAAATTTTACAACAAATAAAAGAAATTAGTCCTTCTACATTTGTTGTTGGATTTAAGGCAGAAGCTGGTGTATCTGAAGAAGAATTAATTAAGAAAGCTACTAACCGTATGAATAAATATAATACGGATATCATGGTGGCTAATGATATTCTTGTTGAAGATGGAGGTCCTGGATCTAATAATAATGAAGTTTATTTAATTGATAAAGATAGTTATGAAAAAATTGAATTAGATTCAAAATGGCATATAGCTCAGAAAATTATTGATAAAGTTTATAATTCATTATAA